GGCGCGCAAGGCACCGCGCTGCTCGGCGGCCTGGCCAAGCTCATGCGACAGGGTAGCGGCCCGCGTCAGCGCATCGCGAAAGGCGGTCAGCTCCCGATCCGCCTTGGCGAGGCGGTCGCGGGCGAGCGCTGTTTCCGCCTCGCGCGCCTTCAGCGCGTCGCTATGGGCGCGGGCCTTCTGGAGGGCGGCCTCGGCTGTTACAACAGCCGCGCGCCGCGAGGCCTTCTCCTCGGGGGCGTCCAGCTCGGTGAGGCGCCTTGTCGCCATCAGGCGGCGGTCGAGCGCGTCGCGGAGATCGGCGACGTCCTTCTCAAGCCGCTTCTCCTGCGCCAGCAGACGGGCCAGGTCCTCAGCGGCCGCGGCATAGGGGCCACCGGCCTTCGGCTTCAATGTCGGCGTGGCGAACCGGCCGAGCTCCTCGGATGCCGCCTCCATGATCGCCGCCATGCGCCGGCCGCCGGTGACCGCCTCGACCTCGCCCTGGACGGAGGTCAGCAGGCTCTCGCGGACGCGCCGATCGCCCTCCTCGTCGCTGCGGCTGCGCTCCTCCAGTCCGGTAATGCCTTGCCGCACCCACAGCATGCCGGCCGGACCCGCCGTCCCGCCATGGACCAGATCGGCGATGAACCGTTCGGCCTCGTCCTGTTGGGCCACCAGCCGCCCGCTGGCGATCTCGGTGACGGTTGCGCGCTTGCCGCCGATGAACTGCTTGGTCAGGCGGAACTGTCCCCCCGCCGTCACGATGTCGGCCTCCACCAGCGGATTGCCGCCGCTATAGGGCTGCAGCCTGCGGACCTCCTTGGGCACGCCCGAATGCGGCTGGAAGAACAGCGCATGCAGCGCTTCGAAACTGGTCGACTTGCCGAATTCATTGGCGGCGCACAGCACGTTGACGCCGTCGCCGATGCCCTCGATGGCAACGCCGCGTCCGGCGAACCGCTTGACGTTGTGAAGCCGCAGCGCCGAGATCTTCATGACGCGGCCTTCTGGGCATAGGAGAACAGGCGGACCAGCGCCGCGCGCGCAATCTCGCGCTCCGCTGCCGTCTTGGCCCCGTCCAGGCTCTCCACTTGCAGGATCTCGGCGGCCTGGCGCAGCGCGCCCGCACGATCGATCAGATCGAGGTCGCCGGCCTCGCATTCGGTCTCGAGGCCATCGGTCAGAAGCTCGAGCAGGGCGAATTCCGGCGCGGCCTGCTCGACGGCCGCCGCCAGCGCGGTGCGCGTGGCGATGCTGGCGCGGCCCGAGGCGGCAATCCGCAACAGGCTCTGCCGGCGCTGCGGGCCGGCGGGCAGAAGGGTTGGCAGCATCGCCGCGCCGTCGTCCTGCGCCAGCAATGGCAGCGGCAGCGTCCGCCAGTCAAAAAGGCCGGTTTCAAGCGGCGTCACTTCCGGCTGTGCGCCTTTCGCCTCGATCACGACCATCAGCGCGCGTCCGGGCGCGTCATGCTTGAACCGGTCCGGCTCGGGCGTGCCGCTGTAGCGGGTGCGGGCATCGACGGCGACGGCACCGTGCCAGTCGCCAAGCGCCAGATAGTCGAGCCCGGCGCGGACAGCCCGGTCCGGCGCGATGACGTCGGAGATCGCGGCCTCCTCCGAGAAGGTCTGGATCGGTCCATGGGCGAGGCCGATGCGCATGGCCTCGCCGGTTGCGGCACCCTCCATCCATTCGGTCAGGTCGCGGCCTGGCCGGCGTGTGGTGCAGGGCGCGGGGAGGATCGTCACCCCGGGCTGGAGCTCGATCGGCTGGGCCTCGGTCGCCAGCAGGACATTGCCGGGGCGATCGGCGGCGAGCGCGCGCCACAATTCGCTGGATTGCAGGGAATCGTGATTGCCCGGCAGAATGATCCAGGTGAGCGGGTGATGGTGGTGCATCGCCGCCAGCGCCTGCCGGCGGATGTCCGGCGCCGGCGTTTCGGTATCGAACGTGTCGCCGGCCAGCAGCACCGCCTGGGCGCCGTTGTCGCGGGCCACGGCGGCAAGCCGGCCGATCACGCTGTGACGGGCTTCTCTCAGCCGCCCGCGCAGATCCTCGGCCATGTTGCCGAAGCGCTTGCCGAGATGCAGATCGCTGCTGTGGATGAAGCGCACCATCGCTATCCTGACCGTCCCTGTCCCGGATGCGCGCAAGATCGGGCCGCGGCACCCGCCCCTCGGTACCACGCGAATCGGCCTTCAGCGACAGCCGTCAGGTGCGCAGGCCAGACCCGAAGGCGCGCGGCCTGAGGCCCGCGTGGAGCCAGGTGATCAGCGTGTAGATGTCATAGACCGGCAGGCCGAGGGCCGCCTGGAGCGCTGCCGCATAGGGCGGCATGTTGGTGCATTCCAGCACGATGGCGCCGAGATCGGGATGGGCCGCGACAAGCGCCCGGCCGGCCTCGATCACGTCTTGCTCGGCGAGCGCGACATCCAGGTCCTCGCTCTCTGCCTTCACCAGCACCCTGAACAATTCGCGGCCGTTCTCGACTCCAACCACCGGGGCGTCCAGCGGCACACCGGCGGTCAGCAGATGCGCAGGCGTCAGGGACGAACGCGACACCGTGACGATGCCGACACGCTTGCCCGGCGGCAATGTTGCCTGCACCCACGGCACCTGCATCAGCGATGAGGTTACGACCGGCACACCGACCGCCGCCGCGATCTCGGCCTGGAAGATCGACAGGAAGCCGCAGCTGGTGGTGATGGCCTCGGCGCCCTGCCGCACCAGGTCGCGGGCCGCGTCGATGAAAGCCGGCAGAAGTCCGGCGGCGCCTTCCAGCACCACCTTCTCAGCGGTCGCGCCGGTGACGACCTTGTAGAGCACCGGAAACGGCCAGGTCCCCGCATGGCCGATATCGCCGGCAATGCGGGGAAAGCGCGTCTCCAGCATCAGGATGCCGAGGGGCGCGCCGTAGAGCGCCCAGCCGCCTTTGGCGATGCGGGGGGAGGAGGGTGCGATGGGCGTCGTCATGGCAGTCTCCTCAAAGCCCCGCGCCGCCGGTCAGCGCGCCGCGATGGCGATGACCTCGATCAGGTAATCCGGATGGGCCAGTTCGACGCGGCCGCAGGCCCGGGTCGGCGCCTGGCCCGGAACGACCCAGGCATCATAGACGGCATTCATGGCTGCGAAGTCGTCCATGGATTTCAGCCAGATCTGCACGCTCAGGAGACGCGACCGCTCGGTGCCGGCCTGCGCCAGCATGTCGTCGACCTTGGCGAGGGCCTCGCGGGTCTGTTGGGTGATGTCGCCACTCTTGTCGTCGGCAACCT
This region of Phreatobacter aquaticus genomic DNA includes:
- a CDS encoding metallophosphoesterase family protein; amino-acid sequence: MVRFIHSSDLHLGKRFGNMAEDLRGRLREARHSVIGRLAAVARDNGAQAVLLAGDTFDTETPAPDIRRQALAAMHHHHPLTWIILPGNHDSLQSSELWRALAADRPGNVLLATEAQPIELQPGVTILPAPCTTRRPGRDLTEWMEGAATGEAMRIGLAHGPIQTFSEEAAISDVIAPDRAVRAGLDYLALGDWHGAVAVDARTRYSGTPEPDRFKHDAPGRALMVVIEAKGAQPEVTPLETGLFDWRTLPLPLLAQDDGAAMLPTLLPAGPQRRQSLLRIAASGRASIATRTALAAAVEQAAPEFALLELLTDGLETECEAGDLDLIDRAGALRQAAEILQVESLDGAKTAAEREIARAALVRLFSYAQKAAS
- a CDS encoding aspartate/glutamate racemase family protein, with the protein product MTTPIAPSSPRIAKGGWALYGAPLGILMLETRFPRIAGDIGHAGTWPFPVLYKVVTGATAEKVVLEGAAGLLPAFIDAARDLVRQGAEAITTSCGFLSIFQAEIAAAVGVPVVTSSLMQVPWVQATLPPGKRVGIVTVSRSSLTPAHLLTAGVPLDAPVVGVENGRELFRVLVKAESEDLDVALAEQDVIEAGRALVAAHPDLGAIVLECTNMPPYAAALQAALGLPVYDIYTLITWLHAGLRPRAFGSGLRT
- a CDS encoding RidA family protein; this translates as MTNIIRIDQNARRSRASVFGDLVFLAGQVADDKSGDITQQTREALAKVDDMLAQAGTERSRLLSVQIWLKSMDDFAAMNAVYDAWVVPGQAPTRACGRVELAHPDYLIEVIAIAAR